A genomic region of Raphanus sativus cultivar WK10039 chromosome 6, ASM80110v3, whole genome shotgun sequence contains the following coding sequences:
- the LOC108808426 gene encoding probable WRKY transcription factor 61, with product MENEDFLRSTGHGREERHEDTRKLVSSRDDSHQEHNLIIRSKLESIRVEMEEAKEENRRLKSSLNRTKKDFEILQTQYNQLMVQHEDPNKFSPKSHHQDKDEDEDKGNISKGEELVLLSLGSMTNKEEKGKGLMDETGDRKKIDEHDKRNDQRLSMGLEYKDLSNPGEKLEIDHSQEKTTLEVSNSNKIPSENSFGLKNDGDDHEDEEELLPQNLVKKTRVSVRSRCETPTMNDGCQWRKYGQKIAKGNPCPRAYYRCTIAPSCPVRKQVQRCSEDMSILISTYEGTHNHPLPASATAMAAATSAAASMLLSGASSSGAADLHGLNFSLSGNPKTKSPSLQTSFSPCSSGHPTVTLDLTASSSSQQTFLSMLNRFSAPPSNVSRSNSYPSTNLNFSNNTNTLMNWGGSSGHLNEKYRAAYGNIGTHQQSPYHHMVQTQPAGSSFDTFGRSSSSSLHPTKTNLDHVGIKNITHQVQSLPAETIKAITTDPSFQSALATALSSIMGGDLKMDNVTKDEAKESS from the exons ATGGAAAATGAAGATTTCTTGAGAAGTACTGGTCATGGAAGAGAAGAAAGACATGAGGATACGAGAAAACTTGTTTCATCCCGCGATGATTCTCATCAGGAACACAACCTTATAATAAGATCCAAG TTGGAGTCTATTAGAGTCGAGATGGAGGAGGCTAAAGAGGAAAATCGAAGGCTAAAGTCATCATTGAATAGGACGAAAAAGGATTTTGAGATCCTGCAAACACAATACAACCAATTAATGGTCCAACATGAAGACCCGAATAAGTTCTCACCTAAAAGCCATCATCAAGACAAAGACGAAGATGAAGACAAAGGAAACATTAGCAAGGGCGAGGAACTTGTTTTGTTGAGCCTTGGCTCAATGAcgaataaagaagaaaaagggaAAGGATTAATGGATGAAACTGgtgatagaaaaaaaattgatgaacATGACAAACGTAATGATCAACGGTTAAGCATGGGATTGGAATACAAGGATTTGAGTAATCCTGGTGAGAAGTTAGAGATTGATCATAGTCAAGAAAAGACAACCTTGGAGGTTAGTAACAGTAATAAGATACCATCAGAGAATAGTTTCGGGTTGAAGAACGATGGAGATGAtcatgaagatgaagaagagctTTTACCACAGAACCTTGTTAAGAAAACTAGGGTTTCTGTGAGATCAAGATGTGAGACACCGACG ATGAACGATGGATGTCAATGGAGGAAATATGGTCAGAAAATAGCTAAAGGGAATCCATGTCCTCGAGCCTACTATCGTTGTACCATTGCACCTTCTTGTCCCGTAAGAAAACAG GTACAAAGGTGTTCAGAAGATATGTCTATTCTTATCTCAACTTACGAAGGAACACACAACCATCCACTTCCCGCATCAGCAACGGCCATGGCAGCCGCCACTTCCGCCGCAGCCTCCATGCTCCTCTCCGGAGCCTCCTCCTCCGGCGCAGCCGATCTTCATGGCCTTAACTTTTCTCTGTCGGGCAATCCAAAAACCAAATCACCTTCCCTCCAAACCTCTTTTTCTCCTTGTTCTTCAGGCCATCCCACCGTCACTTTAGACCTCACTGCCTCCTCTTCGTCTCAACAAACGTTCTTATCAATGCTCAATAGATTCAGTGCTCCTCCTAGTAATGTCTCAAGATCTAATAGTTATCCTTCGACCAATCTCAACTTTTCAAACAACACGAACACATTGATGAACTGGGGTGGTAGTAGTGGTCATCTCAATGAGAAATACCGTGCAGCTTACGGCAACATTGGCACCCATCAGCAATCGCCTTACCATCATATGGTTCAAACCCAACCCGCGGGATCATCTTTTGACACATTTGGAAGATCGTCTTCATCTTCTCTGCATCCTACGAAAACTAATCTTGATCACGTTGGAATCAAGAATATTACTCATCAAGTGCAATCTTTACCGGCGGAAACAATAAAGGCGATCACGACTGATCCAAGTTTTCAATCAGCTCTTGCGACTGCTCTATCTTCTATCATGGGTGGCGATTTAAAGATGGACAATGTAACTAAAGATGAAGCAAAGGAGAGCTCTTAA